A single genomic interval of Stieleria maiorica harbors:
- a CDS encoding peroxiredoxin family protein: MVRKLRFQVFGKVKFTIGLLAVVVAFTTSGCSRMPDDGIRFAEVTESQPIAIEDFSDLRFTDKDGNQVVLAEVMTRDYLVLVITRGWYGGVCFYCASQTSRWARRFDELEPYNAQLVVIFPTETEEDAPKLGELTKRIKGGEIPNQDVPYPILLDINLSSVDQLGIRAELAKPSTYIIDREGRVRFAYVGESIADRPTVDSVLRQLGQLNQ; the protein is encoded by the coding sequence TTGGTTCGCAAGCTGAGGTTTCAGGTGTTCGGTAAAGTCAAATTCACGATCGGATTGCTCGCCGTCGTTGTCGCATTTACGACAAGCGGGTGTAGTCGCATGCCGGACGATGGGATCCGATTTGCAGAGGTGACCGAGTCGCAGCCGATTGCGATCGAAGATTTTTCGGACTTGCGATTCACCGACAAGGATGGCAATCAGGTGGTGTTGGCCGAAGTGATGACGCGCGACTATTTGGTGCTGGTGATCACCCGAGGCTGGTACGGCGGCGTGTGTTTCTACTGTGCGTCCCAGACCTCTCGTTGGGCGCGTCGATTCGATGAGCTGGAACCCTACAACGCTCAGTTGGTCGTCATTTTCCCCACCGAAACCGAAGAAGACGCACCAAAGCTGGGCGAGTTGACCAAGCGGATCAAAGGGGGCGAGATACCCAACCAGGACGTTCCTTATCCGATTCTGTTGGACATCAATTTGTCCAGCGTCGACCAATTGGGGATTCGCGCGGAACTTGCCAAACCATCAACTTACATCATCGATCGCGAAGGACGCGTGCGATTCGCGTACGTGGGCGAATCGATCGCCGATCGCCCCACCGTCGACTCCGTGCTTCGGCAATTGGGCCAATTGAATCAATAA
- a CDS encoding serine/threonine-protein kinase, translating to MPIVDQERKFIETCLELQLLKETDAKSLEQQVGQDGQGISQLALQRGLLTPAEVDIVHALQHPSDTVPGYQILDLVGRGGMGAVYRAVQTDLDRIVALKIILISNVAHPNATARFEREAKALARLRHPNIVQAFNFGKHDGRYHFAMEFVPGRTCEQVVREAGTMSPQSVWSIVRQVASGLLHAVGQNLIHRDIKPANLILLPPPEGSAAKTDIVKIADFGLAMFADPSAEQLKITTGEKVMGSPAYMSPEQFGGREVDFRTDMYSLGATAWHLMFGKPPHQGRSIASLYQQKSERLLVHPDDLPIQLPREQMTLLLDLLDPDPEVRPASYQQLIDQIDALLVNAAATPTTVPSSAVDEHPNRGFISEQPTVERVSPLAEEETPTASSGASSGESVTQTIALSHARSIRRIRMSRWISAVGILAVAALAIGGFQYYRSLPAARVPTRVIGSVPLFDGVTLSGWDVGGSMVGAWNTLQAPDASTAIACITPKGALTRRYATDSIPRISVFVWPQKESGAIDIDFAFDPSDPSSRRGCVRLQGDQYQVGTKTSDFGDVDVAFRSDALPTIFDRFHVIDIERQRDDWFVFLEEKFIGSLPVEDVTNGSAIRLVVHENRSRTADRPQAFFADVQLDELEFKERADAG from the coding sequence ATGCCGATCGTAGACCAAGAGCGGAAGTTCATTGAGACCTGTCTGGAGCTTCAGTTGCTCAAGGAAACCGACGCGAAATCGTTGGAGCAGCAGGTCGGTCAGGACGGGCAAGGGATCTCCCAACTGGCGCTTCAGCGCGGTCTGCTGACGCCGGCGGAAGTTGACATCGTGCACGCGCTGCAGCATCCGTCGGACACCGTTCCGGGGTACCAGATATTGGATCTGGTCGGCCGCGGCGGAATGGGGGCCGTGTACCGTGCGGTGCAGACCGACTTGGATCGCATCGTCGCGTTAAAAATCATCCTGATCAGCAACGTGGCGCATCCGAACGCCACGGCACGATTCGAACGCGAAGCCAAGGCGCTCGCCCGGCTCCGGCATCCCAACATTGTCCAGGCCTTTAACTTTGGCAAGCACGACGGGCGCTATCACTTTGCGATGGAGTTTGTTCCGGGAAGGACCTGCGAGCAAGTCGTCAGAGAGGCCGGCACCATGTCGCCGCAATCCGTCTGGTCGATCGTGCGTCAGGTCGCATCGGGGCTGTTGCACGCCGTCGGCCAGAATTTGATTCATCGGGACATCAAACCGGCCAACCTGATCCTGCTGCCACCGCCGGAGGGTTCTGCTGCAAAAACCGATATCGTCAAGATCGCCGATTTTGGGCTGGCGATGTTTGCCGATCCAAGTGCCGAACAACTGAAAATCACGACGGGCGAAAAAGTGATGGGAAGCCCTGCGTACATGTCACCCGAGCAGTTCGGAGGCCGGGAGGTCGACTTTCGCACCGACATGTATTCGTTGGGGGCAACCGCGTGGCACCTGATGTTCGGAAAACCGCCGCATCAGGGTCGCAGCATTGCATCGCTGTACCAGCAAAAATCAGAGCGGCTTTTGGTTCATCCCGACGACTTGCCGATCCAATTGCCCCGCGAACAGATGACGCTGCTGCTGGACTTGCTCGATCCCGATCCGGAGGTGCGCCCCGCCAGCTACCAACAGCTGATTGACCAAATAGATGCCTTGCTCGTCAACGCTGCCGCGACCCCGACCACGGTGCCATCCAGTGCCGTGGACGAACACCCGAATCGCGGATTCATCAGCGAGCAGCCGACCGTCGAACGAGTGTCGCCGTTGGCCGAGGAAGAGACACCCACCGCAAGCAGCGGGGCATCGTCCGGCGAGAGCGTGACGCAAACGATCGCTTTATCTCATGCCCGGTCGATCCGTCGCATACGAATGAGCCGCTGGATCAGCGCCGTCGGGATCCTCGCAGTGGCCGCCCTTGCGATCGGGGGATTTCAATACTATCGCTCTCTGCCGGCGGCGCGAGTTCCGACCCGAGTGATCGGAAGCGTGCCGCTGTTTGACGGCGTCACGCTGAGCGGTTGGGACGTCGGCGGATCGATGGTCGGGGCTTGGAACACGCTGCAGGCACCCGATGCGTCCACCGCGATCGCCTGCATCACTCCTAAAGGAGCATTGACGCGGCGGTACGCCACCGATTCCATCCCCCGCATCAGCGTGTTCGTGTGGCCGCAGAAAGAAAGCGGCGCGATTGACATCGATTTTGCCTTCGACCCCAGTGATCCTTCCTCCCGTCGCGGATGTGTCCGGTTGCAGGGCGATCAATACCAGGTCGGGACGAAAACCTCCGATTTCGGTGACGTCGACGTGGCGTTCCGATCCGATGCTCTGCCCACCATTTTCGATCGCTTTCACGTCATCGACATTGAACGACAACGTGACGATTGGTTCGTCTTCCTGGAAGAAAAGTTTATCGGTTCTCTGCCCGTCGAAGACGTCACCAACGGCAGCGCCATTCGGCTGGTGGTTCATGAGAATCGCTCCCGCACCGCCGACCGACCACAAGCATTCTTCGCCGACGTTCAGCTGGATGAATTGGAATTCAAAGAGCGCGCGGATGCAGGGTAG
- a CDS encoding cupredoxin domain-containing protein: MNRSLRFLVTLVMLLLVESAMAEESATLVATFRYLGDPPTPRRITPHLDRQCCGQVPLADERLIVDPANHGIRNVVLYVYTGRRGTVLPEQDSPSEQQLLTIGHCRFRPHILLARKGDTLRVEDNDPVGHNPNFQFFNNAPLGVTRPVGAPWQRSLDKTEPAPVPIRCNIHPWMNAWILVLDHRLAGISDENGKLTITGLPVGERIVFRAFHESARIQQVVVNGKNETWSSSKFERVLQPGRNDLGVVGIRASAFTIDRALDTGTGERGGKE; the protein is encoded by the coding sequence ATGAACCGATCATTGCGATTCCTCGTGACGCTCGTGATGTTGCTTTTGGTGGAATCCGCAATGGCCGAGGAAAGCGCGACGCTGGTGGCGACGTTTCGCTACCTCGGCGATCCGCCCACGCCACGCCGAATCACGCCCCATCTGGATCGCCAGTGTTGCGGCCAAGTGCCGCTTGCCGACGAGCGGTTGATCGTCGACCCGGCCAACCATGGAATCCGAAATGTCGTCCTGTACGTGTACACCGGGCGACGTGGCACGGTGCTGCCGGAGCAAGATTCGCCGTCCGAGCAGCAACTGCTGACGATCGGGCACTGCCGGTTCCGGCCCCACATTTTGCTCGCCCGAAAGGGAGACACGCTGCGTGTGGAAGACAACGATCCGGTGGGGCACAACCCCAACTTTCAGTTCTTTAACAATGCCCCACTGGGAGTTACGCGTCCGGTTGGGGCACCGTGGCAGCGATCGTTGGATAAAACAGAACCCGCGCCGGTTCCGATTCGCTGCAACATCCACCCTTGGATGAACGCATGGATTCTGGTGCTGGACCATCGTTTGGCCGGCATCAGCGACGAGAACGGAAAACTGACGATCACCGGGTTACCGGTCGGAGAGCGGATTGTGTTTCGAGCGTTCCATGAAAGTGCCAGAATCCAGCAGGTCGTCGTCAATGGAAAGAATGAAACGTGGAGTTCCAGCAAATTCGAACGCGTGCTCCAGCCTGGGAGGAATGATTTGGGAGTCGTTGGAATTCGGGCCTCGGCGTTCACGATCGATAGGGCGTTGGATACGGGAACGGGCGAGCGAGGTGGGAAGGAGTAG
- a CDS encoding sulfatase family protein: MSFRFLPALVLIGCLATLVANAARVSADDRPNILFIFSDDHAPHAIGAYNGWLKSVDPTPNIDQLAKQGIVFRNSFCTNSICGPSRAVIQTGKHSHKNGFMNNGNSFDWNQQTFPKLLQKAGYTTAIYGKSHLKGQPQGYDDWKVLPGQGLYYNPDLITPDGRTRIEGHCTDVVTDLAVEWLKEGRTDDKPFLLMVQHKAPHRNWMPALRHLDLYADIDLPEPNTLFDKWHDNAPPARHQELEIDRHMHLNFDLFVDLTPEFDGNAIVGRFDKSAWRNMQRMTPEQLQAWFAAYRPRDKAFHEANLTADSLVRWKYQRYAKNYLRCVKGVDESVGTLMETLDELGLSDNTVVIYSSDQGFYIGDHGWYDKRWMYEESLKMPLIVKWPGVTKPGATDDHLVQNLDYAETFLEMAGAEVPEDMQGESLVPLLKGESPDDWRRSIYYHYYEYPSVHMVPRQYGVRNHRYKLIRFYQFDEWEFYDLETDPDELTNQYNNPEYADEITDMKRELDRLREHYQDDSDVSVLPKERQMELRS; this comes from the coding sequence ATGAGCTTCCGATTCCTCCCGGCGTTGGTGCTGATCGGGTGTTTGGCCACGCTCGTTGCGAATGCCGCCCGCGTTTCCGCCGACGACCGCCCCAATATCCTGTTCATTTTCAGTGACGATCACGCCCCCCACGCGATCGGAGCGTACAACGGTTGGCTGAAAAGCGTCGACCCGACGCCCAATATCGATCAACTCGCCAAGCAAGGCATCGTCTTTCGGAACAGTTTCTGTACCAATTCGATCTGCGGTCCCAGCCGTGCCGTGATCCAGACCGGAAAACACAGCCACAAGAACGGCTTCATGAACAACGGCAACTCGTTCGATTGGAACCAGCAAACGTTCCCCAAACTGTTGCAAAAAGCGGGCTACACGACGGCGATCTATGGAAAGTCTCACCTGAAAGGCCAGCCGCAAGGCTACGACGACTGGAAAGTGCTGCCCGGCCAAGGGCTTTACTACAACCCGGACCTGATCACCCCGGACGGCCGCACGCGGATCGAAGGGCACTGCACCGACGTCGTGACGGATCTGGCGGTCGAGTGGCTCAAGGAAGGACGCACCGATGACAAGCCGTTCCTGTTGATGGTCCAGCACAAGGCGCCGCACCGAAACTGGATGCCGGCGCTACGACACTTGGACCTGTACGCCGACATCGACCTGCCCGAACCGAACACCTTGTTCGACAAGTGGCATGACAACGCCCCTCCGGCGCGACACCAGGAATTGGAAATCGACCGGCACATGCACCTGAACTTTGACCTGTTCGTCGACTTGACGCCTGAATTCGATGGCAATGCGATCGTCGGACGCTTTGACAAATCGGCGTGGCGGAACATGCAACGGATGACGCCGGAACAACTGCAAGCCTGGTTCGCCGCTTATCGCCCACGCGACAAAGCGTTTCACGAAGCCAACCTCACGGCCGACAGCTTGGTCCGCTGGAAATACCAACGGTACGCCAAGAACTACCTGCGCTGCGTCAAAGGCGTCGATGAAAGTGTCGGCACCCTGATGGAAACCCTCGATGAACTGGGACTGTCCGACAACACCGTCGTCATCTACTCGTCCGACCAAGGCTTTTACATCGGCGACCACGGTTGGTACGACAAGCGGTGGATGTACGAAGAATCATTGAAGATGCCGCTGATCGTCAAGTGGCCCGGCGTGACCAAACCGGGGGCGACCGACGATCATCTGGTGCAAAACCTGGACTATGCCGAGACGTTTCTGGAGATGGCCGGAGCGGAGGTGCCCGAAGACATGCAAGGCGAATCGCTGGTGCCGCTATTGAAAGGCGAATCCCCCGACGATTGGCGGCGCAGTATCTATTACCATTACTACGAATACCCGAGCGTCCACATGGTGCCGCGGCAATACGGGGTCCGCAATCATCGTTACAAGCTGATCCGGTTTTACCAATTCGATGAATGGGAATTTTACGACCTCGAAACCGACCCCGATGAGCTGACCAACCAGTACAACAACCCCGAGTACGCCGACGAGATCACGGACATGAAACGCGAATTGGATCGTCTGCGAGAACACTATCAAGACGACAGCGATGTGTCGGTGTTGCCGAAAGAGCGGCAAATGGAATTGCGATCATGA